In Campylobacter suis, the following proteins share a genomic window:
- the lepB gene encoding signal peptidase I translates to MRKFLARLYSFSASWTGTIIIVAFVIFFVAQAFVIPSGSMKNTLLIGDYLFVKKFSYGTPVPRIPWIEMRVLPDFQGNDHLINGDMPKRDDIVVFRSPQDDKVHFVKRLFAVGGDEIIVTEKNVFLHHYEGDEYIKANFKPEEIVTLNGKLFVHEPYKHRGVHYDKKVAMFDIMVYALNQNKLAMKPLFLSELKSHPNYDFNAFYFKVPQDEFFMMGDNRDHSNDSRFWGTVEYKHIVGKPWFIYFSWDNDYKIRWERIGRFIDSVENNDEIVDLAIKEEEVDGLY, encoded by the coding sequence ATGAGAAAATTTCTAGCCAGACTTTATAGCTTTAGTGCCAGCTGGACTGGAACGATAATCATCGTTGCATTTGTGATATTTTTCGTCGCCCAAGCCTTTGTTATCCCGTCTGGCTCAATGAAAAACACACTTTTAATAGGCGACTATCTTTTTGTAAAAAAATTTAGCTATGGCACACCTGTGCCACGAATTCCTTGGATAGAAATGCGTGTTTTGCCTGATTTTCAAGGCAACGATCATCTTATAAACGGAGATATGCCAAAGCGCGATGATATAGTAGTTTTTAGAAGCCCTCAAGATGATAAGGTACATTTTGTAAAAAGACTATTTGCAGTTGGTGGAGATGAGATAATAGTAACTGAAAAAAATGTATTTTTGCATCATTATGAAGGTGATGAATACATAAAAGCAAATTTTAAGCCCGAAGAGATCGTCACCCTAAATGGCAAACTCTTTGTGCATGAGCCATATAAACACAGGGGTGTTCATTATGATAAAAAGGTAGCGATGTTTGATATAATGGTGTATGCTCTTAATCAAAATAAGCTAGCCATGAAACCGCTTTTTCTAAGCGAGCTAAAATCTCATCCAAACTATGACTTTAACGCATTTTATTTTAAAGTCCCACAAGATGAGTTTTTTATGATGGGGGATAACCGCGATCACTCAAACGATAGTCGATTTTGGGGCACTGTTGAATACAAACATATCGTTGGAAAACCATGGTTTATATATTTTAGCTGGGATAACGACTATAAAATTCGCTGGGAACGCATAGGTAGATTTATAGATAGCGTAGAAAATAACGACGAGATAGTGGATTTGGCGATAAAAGAGGAAGAGGTTGATGGACTTTACTAA